The nucleotide sequence TTGTGATCATGGTGCAACGGCGGACGCTTCTTCCCCTTCTCTAGCCTTGCTCCTTGCCAAGGCCGGAACCGATTGCTTCCGCACCGATGGTCGACCGCCTCAACGCCTCTTCATCTCGGTAGCCCTCCGTATTTTTCGCGGCCCAACCACCTCCTTtaggctgctagctagctggcCGCCGCTCCGTGTTACGCGGAGCtcaccgccgctcgccacctCTGTGCCGATGCTAGATCGCCGCCGTGGGTCTCCTTGGAGCCGCGTCGTGCCCCCGTGAAGCTTGAAATGAGTTCGTGAATCCTTGAAGTAGCACGAGCTCCGAAGAATCGAGCCCTCGCCGCTCCGGCGAGGTTGCCGTTTTCGGTCGCCCtctggcgaatccgagccgtagGCTCATTTTTCCTCGCCCCGCTCGTCATTCAGGTGCGCTTCCCTCGTAGCGCCGTGCGCCGCTCCGGtgaacgtcgccgccgcccgccgtcggaTCCACGGcagggtcgtcttcctccttgcACCgtcccgcgtggctgccacgtccTCGGCTCTCCCCTCTCCCGTGCGCACGGTCCGCGGTTAGCCGTGTGGCTGCACATGGGACCGCCGCATTCCGTCCACACCGGTGCACCAATCGCCCTCCCCGTCCACCCcaagccctagcgccgccgcacGTGCACCTGGTTCTCGTGAACCTTGTAGCTagtaggtgggtcccacccaggATCCCGCGCGGTCCACCGGCCTGCCTCGCGCGCACCTTGCCTACGTGGGCCGTGCCTCGCCCTTCGGCTCGCGCGTGCACGTTCGCGCCCGCACTTTGCTCTGGGCCACGCCTCGTGCTCGACCAAGAAGTTTAATTTCGGTCCCTCGTTCCCATTTCCTTTCCAGGGAATTCTTTAATTCCTTTTCCTATTAGACATAAAAACAAATAATTCTTAGGAAATTCATATCACTTGATCTGCAGCTTTGTTTGACCTCATTCAAGTTCCAGTATCCTCTAAAATTTAGATAtatctaatggcactattaGTTAGTctaaatatagatatatatatctaatggcactattaGTTAGTCTAAGGCTTCGTTCGCAAGTGCCGGATCGGAGCTTGACTTTTGGGTTGGGAACATGTAGTACTGTAGACCACTGTAGCAGTGTCAGGGCGTCAGGGACGGAGGGAAAGCGGCAGCCTGGACGCCGTCTATGGCCGACACTTTCCGTCGCCGTGCCGTGCGATGCCGGGCAGGGGCTGGCAGTGGAGGTACTGTAGCATGCGAATTAATGGGTGTTTTTTTGCAAGACACGGGTGAAAGAGGTATTTGCTACGCGGCACCAATTGTGAAAGAAATATTTGATATGCACACACATGTGATTTCTTTAAtaataattttcataatatgtgAAGATTCGGacataaattttgcaataacaaTGATTAATTTTTTGTCTGAAATAATAACGCaagaattaagaaaaaaatgaattgtgaaacaAATAACGCAAGAATCGGTGCATCAAATTTGTTGTTAACGTTATAAAAATAAATGGTAAACCATACAATCCTGAAAATTGAAGTACTGAACATACGACAAGCATTATGGATAACATCACCTACCTAATGGTAGTTATTGTACGCATCATCAGCAATACAGTCACGCAACATGCTCATAGCGGCCTCGCTATTTGTTGCGTAATACATATGGTCGAATGAATCGTTCAGCAGCGGCACTGGATTGCCGTTGTAGAGAGCATTAGTGAACCGATAGGTCGGATCTTTACTATCCAACCTAAAGTTCTGTAGAGCGAAAGCTGCATGAATGATGCGTGCAGGGATGTCCTCATCTCGGTAATAAGGgatttctttcaatattttccaCATCTTTTTTGCGATGCCAAATTGTCTTTCCACGATCCCTCGCAACGTGGAGTGTCGATGGTTGAAAGTCTCTTCCCGTCCTACGGGTGGCGGGGCTCCCTCGACCGCAAGTTGATCCCTGTGGTACCGTACATGTGGGTACGGTGCAAGGAAGCCCATCCTGGTAGGAAATCCGGAGTCGACAAGTAGGTACCTGCCTGGTTAACGGCgcataattaaatattagtgCACATgtgtaaaattaaataaaatcaagACATTTGGCAATAAAAAAAGTGTATTGACCGATACAACTCACCTAACGGTACCCGTGGGAAATCGTAGGGGTAAGCCTGCACTGCCTCATTGAGAATCCTTTGGTCGTGAACTGATCCAGGCCAGCCAGCATCACAGAAAATAATTCTCCCATCATGATCACATATTACTAGAACATTTCTGGTTGTTATGTGGTGACGGTTCCTGTGTTGCATAGCGCTAGCTGCATTAGGCAGAACTGGAATATGTGTGCCATCGACAGCTCCCACTGATTGGTAGAAAGGCTTGAAAGGATTCTCTTGCAGAATCTGAGGGTTGTAATCTAAGAAGTTGGGATCAACCGGTTTCAATATTTTCCCAGCGAGATCATTCATAGCCTGCAAAACATGGTGGAAGTGAACCGACACTGTCGAGTTGGAGCGGACCCACCGATTGTTCGCGTCTCTGATTGGACGATTTCCACCCATCGTGTACAAGAAAATACCAAGCTTTTCCATGGAACAGACCCCTGCTGTTCCTACAAGACCAAAAGAAGTGACCAATAGATCATGCAAATTGTGTATCTCCTCTGCAGTAAGCCTGAACATTGCCCTGCATTGGCTTCGATTTGCCATCGTGTCCATCATCCAACTGACACCGGTTTGCACCGGTATTCTCCTTGGTGCCCTCTCATTGAAATCAAGGGTAGCAGCCATGTACTCAATGAtggcatcttcttcttcgctgcTTGTGTGACCGCCTCCATTCCAACTCGATCCACCCGCGCCGTAACTCATCGCCGATTTCCTTTAACATATGAGAACCGAAGAATAGGCAATGTTTGTCATAATCAAAAGGATAGAAATTAATAATGGCAGTGATCTATGCAATCGAAGAATTATTTGGATATAAAAGCAATGCAATGGAATACGTAGTTGCTCGAATTGGATATAAAGCCGCAAATGTTTAGGGACTCACAGAATGTAAAAATTGTTAGCACACTGAGTTCTAAACATAAATAATGGTTTATTTGGAAAACATCGCACATCACAACTCAAAGTAAAGTACAGTGCACAAACTACTAGGTGCCACCAGATGACTGTCCAGTACCACCAGTGCGTATAAATTCCAAGCGCCTAGCAGCGTCCTTGAGTCGAACAAAGCATTTGCAGGTCAATGGGTCACGGAATAGCGCACAAGCAGCATACCACACACTTCCTCCAATTTCATGGCCATCATTTTCCACCAACTCCATGCACGCATCAAGGCCCATAGACTTCTCTGCTTCCATCTGAGCAACACGACTCTGGTAGCTCTGCTGTCGGATGTCCGCAATCCTCTCCAAAGCCAGTCCAGCGGAGTCGCTTCGGGACTTCTTGGAAGAACTCCCTGAGGCAGTAGTGTTTGCTGCTAGCCTCTTTCCCTTGCCCCGGTCTGCTGCCGTTGGGGGTGGAGTTGGAGGTGGTGGTCTATAAGCAGCAGCGAGCTGCGCCATGTCGATGGTCTGCCACTGAACTGCTCCTTGCGGTGCCTGTGGGGCTGCCCCTGCGACGGCGGAGTGGTTTCCGACAACTGTGCGCCCACTGAATACCGCGTGGTGAAGGTCAATGTGCTTCAGAGGATCATTCCTGAAGCTTAAGACACCTTTATTTTGCTGCAACATAAGTAGACAGTAAAAATAAGTTAGTACAAGGCAAGTGCATTAGGCTTGTGCAAACATTGAACATAATGAATATGTGCAGTCCAATGTGCATTACTACTAAAATGCTGGCAGTAAATGTGCACATTGGTACCAAGTTATCAAATATAATCAGGAGTACATGTTACAATGGGCCACACATCTGACAGAATGAAAGAAAGATAGTTTGAACATTGTAAACATAAGATAAACTGCATATGTTATATTCTTTGTAGATGAGCACATTTTTGTTCATTCTCTCTATATACATCACAAAGAAGGTGTGTACAGCTAGTTGAATATGTATTAACATGTTCCTAAATGACTTGTACAAGATCTTTCCTAATTTACTGATACACTACATATAGATTTTGTTTATGCAGAGAACAAAACCTATAAGCATTACCATGTTACATTGACTGCTACATTGCATAAGCTAATAAAATGCTACATTGTGTAAGCTATATCCTTCACAATTAAACACATGTGAATCTGTTAAAATGCTTTTGAATGTCACATGTACAAGATCATTTACTTCTCGCAATCATTGCCAATCAGTTCATGGTAGACAGTGTAAACATCATTTTGTTAACTTAAATACAAGGGAATGGCACACATTACTAAAAACGACATGACAGTAACAACTATGAAACATATGTGAGCACAATCCTTCCATTTTACTGCAGCTAGTCATTTGTTGGCACACACAATTTGAACAAAAAAATTATTACACCTCACAAAACTGTATTTAtaattgcatgcatgtactAAATTTCAGATAATACCAATTGTAGGCAAAATTGTTGGTTCAAAATATTTATGGTCAAGTGTACGTACCGCATTCTTGCTTTCCCACCACTCATCATCGGCAACAATGGCTGATGTATGGGGATCACGACCCAGCCCGCTTGCATGCGATTCTAGCCACACCCACCTGTTGTACCGCTTCTTACACTGCCCCCAAATGTACTCCAATTGAGCCTTGTTCACCTTCTTCTTGCACTTGGTGTACATCTTGTGTATTAGGTTCTGCCATGCCTGCGGCTTGGGGGAGTTGGAGGTGATGGTGAACGCTGCCATCTCCTCCAAGCAGCTCTCAAGAAACACACGAACCTCCATATCGGTCCACCGGCTACGGCCATCGCCCATCTACTCCGTGCAagtcaaatactccctccgtttcgaaatgtttgacaccgttgactttttagcacatgtttgaccgttcgtcttattcaaaaacttttataaaatatgtaaaattatatgcctacatgaaaatatatttaacaatgaatcaaatgatagggaaagaattaataattacttaaattttttgaataagacgaacggtcaaacatatgctaaaaagtcaacggcgtcaaacatttcgaaacggagggagtaaaattgAATCGGAAATGAACAAATTAATACAAACCAATACCTTAGATGACTCTTCCTCGCGGACGACGTCCCAATCAATCGAACGGCCGACGGTGGCAGGGCTCACTCTTCGAACAAAGTCGATGACGGCTCTAGGAGACTTGGCGCAAACCTTGCAGAGGGCATGCGCGATATGAAGCACGTCGTCGGGAGCAGCCTTGGCGCTGCCAGCGTCGGAGGTGACAGAGTCGGAGGAGTCCTCGCCGGACTCCAGATCGGCGCCGCGGACAGAGATCTCCCCTGTTTGAGGGGAGTGGGAAATCGTCCCCTCCTCTTGGATCGACAATAGATCCCACTCTCGCTTCCGCTTCTTCGCTGTCGTCTCCATCGGACCACGCACACGCTCGGCCTGAAATAGAGCTGGCTCCTCAACTCCGCCAGCTTGGATGCCTTGATGACACTCTTCAGGCCAGCACTGTCTGACCCGAGAGGCCGACAGGACGAGCACACAGGCAGCCAGACTGCCAAAGATGGGCGGCCTGATGGGCGCCGATGCTTGCTGCTTCACAGCGAGCACGCCGGCCAGCTTTTACTCCCCTCGAGGACGACGCAGACAGCTCGACAGGCGTGGAGCTCTTCCACTTCCCCCCGATTTTGAGCACCTTGAACCGACCGCTGCCGCAAGACGACGCGCGGACGAGAATCGATTGGGGGGGGCACGGGCCTGCAAGCCACAGtcgaaaggggaggaggggggctgGCGAGAATCGGGGAGGACGGGAGCCTGCAGCGGAGGGGAATCGATTCTCCGCTAGGCCTGCGTCGCATCGACGACCGCGGAAGCAAGATAGCAacagcgagaggaggaagaaagagggATCGAGAGCATTGGATGCCCTGACTCTGACGGAAAA is from Oryza sativa Japonica Group chromosome 9, ASM3414082v1 and encodes:
- the LOC136351092 gene encoding uncharacterized protein, with protein sequence MGDGRSRWTDMEVRVFLESCLEEMAAFTITSNSPKPQAWQNLIHKMYTKCKKKVNKAQLEYIWGQCKKRYNRWVWLESHASGLGRDPHTSAIVADDEWWESKNAQNKGVLSFRNDPLKHIDLHHAVFSGRTVVGNHSAVAGAAPQAPQGAVQWQTIDMAQLAAAYRPPPPTPPPTAADRGKGKRLAANTTASGSSSKKSRSDSAGLALERIADIRQQSYQSRVAQMEAEKSMGLDACMELVENDGHEIGGSVWYAACALFRDPLTCKCFVRLKDAARRLEFIRTGGTGQSSGGT